In Mycolicibacterium aubagnense, the DNA window GGACCGGCCTCACCATCGCAATAGAGTGAGGAACCGTGTCAGACCGTGTCACCCAGATCCTTGAAGCCGCCGTCCGCGTCATCGCTCAGGACGGTGTGCGCGGACTGCGCGTCGACAAGCTCGCCACCGAGGCAGGCGTGTCTACCGCGTTGATCTATTACCACTTCAAAGACCGCGCCGGAGTGCTGCAGGCTGCTCTCGAACACGTCAACCACCGGGCCCAAAGCTACACAGATCACGCCTTGAGCTCGATTGGCGGCGACCCGCGCGGCCAGGTCGACGCGGTGCTGCTGGCCGAACTCCAAGACCCCGACGAAATCCGCGAGAACTCCATCGCTTGGGGTGAACTGCGGGCAAGCGCCGTGTTCCATTCCGACCTGCGCGCACCGCTGGCCGAGTCCACCCGTGCCTGGAACATCGACATCGAAACGCTCATCCGCGCCGCGCAGGACGCCGGCAGCATCGCTCCCGGCGTCGATGTCGCCGCGGCCGCCGAACGCCTCACGGCCCTGGTCGAAGGACTGTCCGAACGCTGGCACAGCGGCTCGGTCACCCTCGATCGCGCCCGCCACCTGCTCGCCGGCGCGATCGAGTCCGAACTGCCCGCGGCGGACTAGTTTCCTGAGTCGTTAATTCGGATGCAGTAGTTGCCGTGCTGGTGAGGGTTTGTCCGGCGGTGTTGAGCCGGCGAACCGAGGTGTGGGTTTCCACGAATCCTGCTTGTGCGGCGCAAAGACCCTTACTGGGCGTACTGGTCCGCCACGTCGAGCGCGCGGTCCAGAATCGCCAGCCCAGACCGCACCTCGTCCGCACCGGCGTTGCACGGCGGCACCACGTGGACGCGGTTGAAGTTGGTGAACGGCATCAGGCCGTTCTGCTTGCAGAATGCGACGACCGCGTCCATCGCGTCGCTGGTGCCGCCATAGGGCGCCAACGGTTCCCGGGTGGCCTGGTCCTTGACGAGTTCGATGGCCCAGAAGACGCCCGCGCCACGCACCTCACCGACGCTGGGGTGCCGCCGCGCGAAGTCGCGCAGCGCCGGTCCGATGATTTCCGCGCCGAGGCGGGCCGCGTTCTCGACCATGCCTTCATCACGCATGGCGTTGATCGTCGCGACCACGGCCGCGGCGGCCAACGGGTGTCCGGAGTAGGTCAGGCCACCTGGGTAGGCGCGCTCGGCGAAGGTCTGGGCGATGGCGGCACTGATCGCGACGCCACCCAGTGGCACGTAGCCGGAGTTGACGCCCTTGGCGAACGTCAGCAGGTCGGGAACGACATCAAAGTGGTTGATGGCGAACCACTTTCCGGACCGGCCGAAGCCGGACATCACCTCGTCGGCGATCATCATGATGTCGTACTTGTCGCACAGTGCGCGCACGCCGGCCAGATAGCCGGGCGGCGGCACCATGATGCCGGCGGTGCCGGGGATGGACTCGAGGATGATCGCGACGATGGTCGACGCGCCTTCGAGTTCGATCACCCGCTGCAGCTCGTCGAGGGCCCGCACGGATTCCTGCTCCTCGTTCTCGGCGTGGAACACCGAGCGGTACAGGAACGGTCCGTTGAAGTGCACGACGCCGGCCGCGCCGCGATCGTTGGCGAAGCGCCGCGGGTCGCCGGTCAGGTTGATCGCCAGGTCGGTGCCGCCGTGGTAGGAGCGGTAGCGGGCGAGCACCTTGTGCTTGCCGGTGTGCAGCCGTGCCATGCGCACGGCGTGCTCGTTGGCATCGGCTCCGCCATTGGTGAAGAAGATGTGGTTCAGGTCGCCGGGGGTGAGTTCGGCGATCAGCCGGGCGGCTTCCGAACGTGCGGCGTTGGCGTGCTGCGGTGCGATGGTGCACAGCCTGGCGGCCTGTTCCTGAATCGCCGCAACGACTTTCGGGTGCTGGTGGCCGATGTTGGTGTTGACCAGCTGGGACGAGAAGTCCAGCAGCCGGTTGCCGTCGCCGTCCCAGAAGTAGCTGCCTTCGGCGGCAGTGATGGTCATCGGCTTCAGCGCCGCCTGGGCGGACCAGGAGTGGAAGACGTGGGCGCGATCCAACTGGTAGGCGCGTTCGGCCTCGGCGCGCATCGAGTCGATGGTGTGGCCGGCGGGCAGGAGCTGGTCTGTGACGAGGGTCATGTCAATTCCTCTGTGGTGGCGGGGCAGTGGCTGGCGGGTAGTGCGCGGGCCCCTTCGGGGACGTCGGGCCCCGCGTACTGGTTCGGGTCGGGCGGTCAGTTGTTTTCCGGGAAGCCCAGATTGATGCCGCCGTGGCTGGGGTCCAGCCAGCGCTGCGTGATGGCCTTGGCGCGGGTGAAGAACTGCACACCCTCTGGACCGTAGGCGTGGCTATCGCCGAACAGCGAGGCCTTCCAGCCGCCAAAGCTGTAGAACGCCATGGGAACCGGGATCGGCACATTGACGCCGACCATGCCGACCTCGACCTCGTTCTGGAATCGGCGGGCTGCACCACCGTCGTTGGTGAATATCGCGGTGCCGTTGCCATACGGGTTGTTGTTGATCAGTTCGAGCGCCTCGTCATAGGTCTCGACGCGGACGATCGACAGCACGGGGCCGAAGATTTCGTCGGTGTAGACGCTCATCTCGGGGGTGACGTTGTCCAGCAGTGTCGGGCCGAGCCAGAAGCCGTTCTCGCCGCCGTCGGCGACCACGTTGCGACCGTCGAGCACGACTTTGGCGCCCTCGGCCTCGCCGGCGTCGATGTACGACGCGACCTTGTCCCGGTGCACCTTGGTGATCAGC includes these proteins:
- a CDS encoding TetR/AcrR family transcriptional regulator, whose product is MSDRVTQILEAAVRVIAQDGVRGLRVDKLATEAGVSTALIYYHFKDRAGVLQAALEHVNHRAQSYTDHALSSIGGDPRGQVDAVLLAELQDPDEIRENSIAWGELRASAVFHSDLRAPLAESTRAWNIDIETLIRAAQDAGSIAPGVDVAAAAERLTALVEGLSERWHSGSVTLDRARHLLAGAIESELPAAD
- a CDS encoding aspartate aminotransferase family protein, whose protein sequence is MTLVTDQLLPAGHTIDSMRAEAERAYQLDRAHVFHSWSAQAALKPMTITAAEGSYFWDGDGNRLLDFSSQLVNTNIGHQHPKVVAAIQEQAARLCTIAPQHANAARSEAARLIAELTPGDLNHIFFTNGGADANEHAVRMARLHTGKHKVLARYRSYHGGTDLAINLTGDPRRFANDRGAAGVVHFNGPFLYRSVFHAENEEQESVRALDELQRVIELEGASTIVAIILESIPGTAGIMVPPPGYLAGVRALCDKYDIMMIADEVMSGFGRSGKWFAINHFDVVPDLLTFAKGVNSGYVPLGGVAISAAIAQTFAERAYPGGLTYSGHPLAAAAVVATINAMRDEGMVENAARLGAEIIGPALRDFARRHPSVGEVRGAGVFWAIELVKDQATREPLAPYGGTSDAMDAVVAFCKQNGLMPFTNFNRVHVVPPCNAGADEVRSGLAILDRALDVADQYAQ